In the genome of Verrucomicrobiia bacterium, one region contains:
- a CDS encoding carboxypeptidase-like regulatory domain-containing protein — protein sequence MSNPFDVFKMRLAQWMVCGFALVAMMFARPAAAQNPQPVVITRANVNDLQTALGFRGLTTTQLVLCEFNGTIVLNGLQSIAGNIILEAQTNFNVTIQGPTSSRTASHMFQVQSNVTFTMENLIISGGVSRGTNGANGGPGVNNSFKVGGNGTNGTSGGFGFGGAVYNLGTNIVINCIFLTNSATGGNGGNGGGGGSSGVSTGGNGGSGGNGGFASGGAIYNLGTLVLSNCTFAGNGTIAGNGGTGGTNGAGGTAYAGGGGGGGLALGAAIYNQGKAFIQACTFDFNFCEGGNSQTAGGAPGGNGNGPAGAIGGSADGAGIYSVGASANIQMINCTFSQNVAIGGGGGNGGVGTVLAGAAGNGGNGAGAAVFNDTGSVVAATNCTFAEGSVFGGTNGNIGASGLTGGVFTGLIGEEVGGNIVNVGTFVLANSILAYVTNGGNIYGNITDAGFNISDDGTPVIHNATTQVNLDPILFNLSTNGGPTSTYYLDSSSPAIDAITNTNTAFPAFDQRGFPRPIGQFADIGAVEFGTPSYSISGQILPAVGNFVLNEYTNVTINAVGSGLTYTAMPNAVGVYSFPNLPPDIYTVTPQPTNGFSFNPLNFTVTLANTNPIVTGSNFLATPSFTLGGIISNLTSTATVALYVTNNGNNTFFAQTTTAPNGIYMFTNAPTQNYIITPVPSSTTSFSPPSLFVSNPTADNTNLNFNAVLPTYLVTGLITNNGGAIITVNANSSVSATTHTDANGNYAFNLIAGTYVVTPQAAGFTFSPPSIQVSVPPATNLSVFTAQGSATSGAITGQVMLGTTGSRAYANAMVIATSGTSSYLAMTDSGGNYTINGLPSASYVVSAQPAALFSPSGTSVPSLSGTVGNINFRLMETNSSLAIARGTNTGSMNLSFEKWIPFQKYRIQSSVNRTNWQDFSTNTPGTNTAVVPIPLDTTTNHFFRAVTP from the coding sequence ATGAGTAATCCATTTGATGTTTTTAAAATGCGCCTGGCGCAATGGATGGTTTGCGGATTTGCGCTGGTTGCGATGATGTTCGCGCGCCCCGCTGCGGCGCAAAATCCGCAACCGGTGGTTATCACGCGGGCCAACGTGAATGATCTGCAAACGGCGCTGGGTTTTCGCGGCCTGACGACGACTCAGTTGGTTCTGTGCGAATTCAACGGCACGATTGTGTTGAACGGCTTGCAGTCCATCGCAGGCAATATCATTTTGGAAGCGCAAACTAATTTCAACGTGACGATCCAGGGGCCGACGAGCAGCCGCACGGCCAGCCATATGTTCCAGGTTCAATCGAATGTCACATTCACGATGGAGAATTTGATCATTAGTGGCGGCGTAAGCCGTGGCACAAACGGCGCAAACGGCGGACCGGGCGTAAATAATTCTTTTAAAGTTGGCGGCAACGGAACCAACGGCACGAGTGGCGGCTTCGGTTTCGGTGGAGCAGTTTATAATTTGGGCACCAACATCGTCATTAATTGTATTTTCCTTACGAACAGCGCGACGGGCGGCAATGGCGGCAATGGCGGCGGTGGCGGAAGCAGCGGCGTTTCGACTGGCGGGAATGGTGGTTCCGGTGGCAATGGTGGCTTCGCCTCAGGCGGTGCGATTTATAATCTTGGCACGCTGGTGCTGAGTAATTGCACTTTCGCTGGCAATGGAACCATCGCCGGCAACGGCGGAACGGGTGGCACGAATGGAGCGGGTGGGACTGCTTATGCCGGCGGCGGCGGCGGCGGCGGGCTGGCACTGGGCGCGGCGATTTACAATCAAGGCAAGGCGTTCATTCAAGCCTGCACTTTTGATTTCAATTTTTGTGAAGGCGGCAATAGCCAGACTGCGGGTGGCGCTCCCGGAGGAAATGGAAACGGCCCGGCCGGCGCCATCGGCGGCAGCGCCGACGGAGCGGGAATTTATAGCGTTGGAGCCAGTGCGAACATCCAAATGATCAACTGCACTTTCAGCCAAAATGTTGCCATTGGTGGCGGCGGTGGCAATGGCGGCGTCGGGACGGTGTTGGCGGGTGCGGCAGGCAATGGCGGCAACGGGGCCGGTGCAGCAGTTTTTAACGACACTGGATCTGTAGTTGCCGCAACCAACTGTACTTTCGCGGAGGGTTCCGTGTTTGGCGGGACAAATGGCAATATCGGAGCTTCGGGTCTTACCGGAGGTGTTTTCACCGGTTTGATCGGTGAGGAAGTGGGCGGCAATATCGTGAACGTGGGCACGTTCGTGCTCGCAAATTCGATTCTCGCCTACGTGACCAACGGTGGAAACATTTACGGTAATATCACCGACGCCGGTTTTAACATCAGTGACGACGGGACGCCCGTTATCCATAATGCCACCACGCAGGTTAATCTCGATCCCATCCTGTTTAATCTTTCCACGAATGGCGGTCCGACTTCGACTTACTATCTTGATTCGAGCAGTCCCGCGATTGATGCCATCACCAACACCAACACGGCATTTCCCGCGTTCGACCAGCGGGGCTTTCCGCGTCCCATCGGACAATTCGCCGACATCGGCGCGGTGGAGTTCGGCACACCGAGTTATAGCATCAGCGGGCAAATCCTGCCCGCAGTGGGCAACTTTGTGCTCAATGAATATACGAATGTGACGATCAATGCCGTGGGAAGCGGGCTCACGTATACGGCCATGCCTAATGCAGTTGGAGTGTATAGTTTTCCAAACCTGCCTCCGGATATTTATACGGTGACCCCGCAGCCGACGAACGGATTTAGTTTCAATCCCCTCAATTTTACGGTGACCCTGGCCAATACCAATCCGATCGTCACTGGGAGTAATTTCCTGGCCACGCCTTCCTTTACACTTGGGGGAATTATTTCCAACCTGACCAGCACCGCGACGGTGGCGTTGTACGTGACCAATAATGGGAACAATACGTTTTTTGCGCAGACGACCACCGCGCCGAACGGCATATATATGTTCACTAATGCGCCCACGCAAAATTACATTATCACCCCGGTTCCCAGTTCGACGACGTCCTTCAGCCCCCCAAGTTTATTTGTCTCAAATCCGACCGCTGACAATACCAACTTGAATTTCAACGCCGTGCTTCCGACCTATCTGGTCACTGGATTGATCACCAACAATGGCGGCGCGATCATTACGGTGAATGCCAATTCCAGCGTGTCAGCAACCACCCACACAGATGCCAATGGCAATTATGCCTTCAACCTCATTGCGGGAACTTACGTGGTGACTCCCCAAGCTGCCGGATTTACCTTCTCGCCACCGAGCATTCAGGTCAGCGTACCACCAGCGACGAATCTTTCCGTCTTCACCGCGCAAGGAAGCGCGACGAGCGGGGCCATCACCGGCCAGGTGATGCTGGGAACTACTGGCTCGCGTGCTTACGCCAACGCCATGGTCATCGCGACGAGCGGGACGAGTTCGTATCTCGCAATGACGGATTCCGGCGGCAATTATACCATCAATGGTTTGCCATCGGCGAGCTACGTGGTGAGCGCGCAACCGGCGGCGCTTTTCAGCCCGAGCGGCACGAGTGTGCCGTCGCTTTCCGGCACAGTCGGGAATATCAATTTTCGATTGATGGAGACCAACAGCAGTCTGGCGATTGCGCGCGGGACAAATACCGGTTCCATGAACCTAAGCTTCGAAAAATGGATCCCGTTCCAGAAGTATCGAATCCAATCTTCCGTCAATCGCACAAATTGGCAGGACTTTTCTACGAACACGCCGGGGACGAATACAGCGGTTGTTCCCATTCCTTTAGATACCACGACGAACCATTTCTTCCGCGCGGTAACGCCTTGA
- a CDS encoding tetratricopeptide repeat protein yields MDNDVARTAEFYQLVKWYHANRQRVISVSVGVLVIGAAIGGFISHKQYVESQAAEAFSNVKLPPTAQAAANPSASDALPYIKVADDYSGTRSAARALLIAGSIQFDAGQFDAAQKTFQRFMSDYSASPLANQALLGIASSLEAQGKVDAAAAAYDDLIKRHLADSTTPQAKSALARLYVAQGKPEQAMHLYEELARANNNDTWSAEAGIQLQELLAKYPNLTKPAAAPKPSATPLPLK; encoded by the coding sequence ATGGATAATGATGTAGCGCGGACAGCGGAATTCTATCAATTAGTCAAATGGTATCATGCCAACCGGCAGCGAGTCATCTCGGTCTCGGTGGGTGTGCTGGTCATCGGCGCCGCGATTGGCGGTTTCATCTCGCACAAGCAATATGTCGAGTCCCAGGCGGCCGAGGCTTTTTCCAATGTGAAACTTCCTCCGACCGCGCAAGCCGCCGCGAATCCCAGTGCTTCCGATGCGCTTCCGTACATCAAGGTCGCCGACGATTATTCCGGCACGCGCAGCGCCGCGCGCGCTTTGCTCATCGCCGGCAGCATTCAGTTCGACGCGGGCCAATTCGATGCCGCTCAGAAAACTTTCCAGCGGTTCATGTCTGATTATTCCGCAAGTCCGCTGGCGAATCAGGCGCTGCTGGGCATCGCTTCAAGTCTGGAAGCGCAAGGCAAGGTAGATGCCGCCGCCGCCGCTTATGATGACTTGATCAAACGCCACCTTGCGGATTCCACCACGCCCCAAGCCAAGTCGGCGCTTGCCCGCCTTTACGTCGCGCAAGGCAAGCCCGAGCAGGCCATGCATCTTTACGAGGAATTGGCGCGCGCCAATAACAACGACACTTGGAGTGCCGAAGCCGGAATTCAATTACAGGAATTGCTCGCCAAGTATCCTAACCTGACCAAACCTGCGGCGGCGCCAAAGCCTTCTGCGACTCCTCTTCCTTTAAAGTAG
- a CDS encoding UDP-glucose/GDP-mannose dehydrogenase family protein, whose protein sequence is MKLTIIGTGYVGLVTGACFAEVGHNVICVDRDEAKVKLLQGGGIPIYEPGLEELVKKQVGAGRLSFTSSTKEGVEKSDVIFIAVPTPPQADGSVDLSFIETVARDIAASMTNYKIIVDKSTVPVKTGDKVAETIKRYCKAKVEFDVASNPEFLREGFAVDDLMKPDRIVIGVRSPRAVQAMKDIYTPFNAPIIVTDINSAELIKHAANSFLALKISYINAISVICEATGANVQEVANGMGMDERIGRRFLDASLGFGGSCFPKDLSAFIKISEQLGYNFGLLKEVQRINSEQMDRFVKKIQETLWVLKDKKIGVLGLAFKQNTDDIRLSPAIDLCQRLQKEGAILRVHDPKAMDKAKAVLQNVTYVDDMNDVADGCDALVIATEWPAFKKLDLERVRKSLTHPILFDGRNLFEVEQMESLGFIYKSIGR, encoded by the coding sequence ATGAAGCTGACGATCATTGGAACTGGTTATGTTGGTTTGGTCACCGGCGCGTGCTTTGCCGAAGTCGGCCACAACGTCATTTGTGTTGATCGCGACGAAGCCAAAGTCAAACTGTTGCAGGGCGGGGGAATACCCATTTACGAACCGGGCCTCGAAGAGTTGGTCAAAAAACAAGTTGGCGCCGGTCGCCTTAGCTTCACCAGTTCAACCAAGGAAGGCGTCGAGAAATCCGACGTTATTTTCATCGCTGTGCCCACGCCGCCGCAAGCGGACGGCTCGGTGGATTTGAGCTTCATCGAAACAGTTGCGCGCGACATCGCGGCCTCCATGACGAACTACAAGATCATCGTGGACAAAAGCACGGTTCCGGTGAAGACCGGTGATAAAGTTGCCGAAACGATCAAGCGTTATTGCAAAGCCAAGGTGGAATTCGACGTCGCGAGCAATCCTGAATTTCTCCGCGAAGGTTTCGCCGTGGATGATCTCATGAAGCCGGACCGCATCGTCATCGGCGTGCGTTCCCCACGCGCGGTGCAGGCGATGAAGGATATTTATACTCCGTTCAATGCGCCTATCATCGTGACAGACATCAACTCCGCCGAGTTGATCAAGCACGCCGCAAATTCATTTCTCGCGCTGAAAATTTCCTACATCAACGCCATCTCCGTCATCTGCGAAGCCACCGGCGCAAACGTCCAGGAAGTCGCCAACGGCATGGGCATGGATGAGCGCATCGGCCGCCGTTTTTTAGATGCGTCGCTCGGCTTCGGCGGCAGTTGCTTTCCGAAAGATCTCAGCGCGTTCATCAAAATCTCCGAGCAGCTTGGTTACAATTTCGGTTTGCTCAAGGAAGTTCAGCGCATCAATTCCGAGCAGATGGATCGTTTCGTCAAAAAAATTCAGGAGACGTTGTGGGTGCTCAAGGATAAAAAAATCGGCGTGCTCGGACTCGCGTTCAAGCAGAATACAGATGACATCCGCCTTTCGCCCGCGATTGATCTTTGCCAGCGTTTGCAAAAAGAGGGAGCCATTCTACGCGTCCACGATCCCAAGGCGATGGATAAGGCCAAAGCTGTCCTGCAAAATGTGACTTATGTTGACGATATGAACGACGTCGCCGACGGTTGCGATGCCTTGGTGATTGCGACCGAGTGGCCCGCCTTCAAAAAGCTCGACCTTGAGCGAGTTCGCAAATCATTGACGCATCCGATTCTTTTCGATGGCCGCAATCTTTTCGAAGTTGAACAGATGGAAAGCCTCGGATTCATTTACAAGAGTATTGGCCGTTAA
- a CDS encoding (deoxy)nucleoside triphosphate pyrophosphohydrolase encodes MSADVPQSGTPQTKRKLIEVSAGVIFRRGLLLITQRRPQDHLGGLWEFPGGKRDPDESDEACLHRELLEELDIEVTIHGLIQTLTHEYPGKLVQLKFFHCDWLQREPRALAVHDIAWVRREELVNYTFPEADAQLLQKLQATPEFWIGK; translated from the coding sequence ATGTCTGCTGATGTGCCGCAATCTGGAACGCCGCAGACAAAAAGAAAGTTGATTGAAGTCTCCGCCGGTGTGATCTTTCGTCGCGGCCTGCTGCTCATCACTCAACGCCGGCCGCAGGACCATCTCGGTGGCTTGTGGGAATTCCCTGGCGGCAAACGTGATCCGGACGAGTCGGACGAAGCCTGCCTGCATCGCGAACTTCTCGAAGAACTCGACATTGAAGTGACCATTCATGGTTTGATACAAACGCTCACACACGAATACCCCGGGAAACTCGTCCAGCTAAAATTCTTTCATTGTGACTGGCTGCAGCGCGAGCCACGCGCCCTCGCAGTGCATGATATAGCTTGGGTGCGCCGCGAAGAATTGGTAAATTACACTTTTCCAGAAGCCGACGCGCAACTGCTCCAAAAGCTTCAGGCGACGCCAGAGTTTTGGATTGGGAAATAG
- a CDS encoding nucleoside-diphosphate kinase, whose translation MSQQLAYVIITPYSLHKSRTGGILSRLITRTGLELAGARMFAPSLELVTKYSQAIVSTNDPQDRRIQELIYDYIIHNLAPDPKTGRRRRLMMLLFKGDDAVRKTRSVIGNISAERRGGETIRDTYGDLIIDDKDQVKYFEPAVLAAPNVEEAEIKAKLWAQYSDADGGIVENTNTYPPGEKPQRTLVLIKPDNFRFPTGRPGNVIDFFSRTGLYIVGIKVHRMSVAEAMEFYGPVKEVLRTKLKDVVAAKAKAAIEKELGFKVPPHEEKQLGEILGPTFGDNQFENIVAFMSGRAPSECDAVQMTQPGTEKCIALVYEGVEAVRKIRDVLGPTDPSKAPPGSIRREFGQTIMVNAAHASDSEENAQRELGIIRVAENNFRKVVEEFYGKI comes from the coding sequence ATGTCCCAACAACTTGCTTATGTCATCATCACGCCTTACTCGCTGCACAAGTCGCGCACAGGCGGAATCCTCAGCCGCCTGATCACCCGCACGGGATTGGAACTGGCGGGAGCACGCATGTTCGCGCCGAGCCTGGAATTGGTCACGAAATATTCTCAGGCCATTGTCTCTACGAATGACCCGCAGGATCGGCGCATCCAGGAATTGATTTACGATTATATCATTCACAACCTCGCGCCCGATCCCAAGACCGGCCGCCGCCGCCGCCTGATGATGCTTTTGTTCAAGGGCGATGACGCCGTGCGCAAGACGCGTTCGGTCATCGGCAATATCAGCGCGGAACGCCGCGGTGGTGAAACGATTCGCGATACTTACGGCGACCTCATCATTGATGATAAAGATCAGGTGAAATATTTTGAGCCCGCCGTGCTGGCGGCTCCGAACGTCGAAGAAGCCGAGATCAAGGCAAAGCTTTGGGCGCAATATTCCGATGCGGACGGTGGCATCGTGGAGAACACCAATACGTATCCGCCCGGCGAGAAGCCGCAGCGGACATTGGTGTTGATCAAGCCGGATAATTTTCGGTTCCCAACGGGACGGCCGGGCAACGTCATCGATTTCTTTTCGCGCACGGGACTTTACATCGTGGGCATCAAAGTGCATCGCATGAGCGTGGCCGAGGCGATGGAATTTTATGGGCCGGTGAAGGAAGTGTTGCGCACGAAGTTAAAAGATGTCGTCGCGGCGAAAGCGAAGGCGGCCATCGAAAAAGAACTTGGTTTCAAAGTGCCGCCTCATGAAGAGAAACAACTGGGCGAAATTCTCGGGCCGACCTTTGGCGACAATCAATTCGAGAACATTGTGGCGTTCATGTCCGGCCGCGCTCCTTCCGAATGCGATGCCGTTCAAATGACGCAGCCGGGCACGGAAAAATGTATCGCGCTGGTTTATGAAGGTGTGGAAGCGGTGCGCAAGATTCGCGACGTGCTTGGACCGACCGATCCTTCCAAGGCGCCGCCCGGTTCCATCCGCCGCGAATTCGGCCAGACGATCATGGTGAATGCCGCGCACGCGAGTGACTCGGAGGAAAATGCGCAACGCGAGTTGGGCATCATTCGTGTGGCCGAGAATAATTTCCGTAAGGTGGTCGAGGAGTTTTACGGGAAGATTTGA
- a CDS encoding long-chain fatty acid--CoA ligase — translation MNLATKFEEVVRSNPHKTALYWGDREYTYEELLNETSRVAGYLQHVVGVQPGDRVALWLKNCPEFVPVLFGILQAGGVVVPINNFLKAPEVAFILADAGADVLVTDAALAEALPAISDLRPDLRCVQVEIFAQGSLEVKQPEPPLRVETDLAVIIYTSGTTGRPKGAMLSHGNLLHNVESCRLVLQCVNEDRMAVLLPMFHSFMLMVGVFLPLLVGGSMVLIRSLHPPRNVFQEIIQRQATILPAIPQFFRSMVSAPATIPLPSLRMAISGAAPLPVQVLNEFAAKFSFPMIEGYGLSEASPVVTKNPLNGPRKAGSIGKPIPNVEVSIQDDAGNLLPAGEIGEVCVKGGNVMMGYWNQPEETAKVMRGCWLLTGDIGYCDEDGFYFITDRKKDMLLVNGINVYPREVEEVMYQFPGVKEVSVIGVPDARKGEQPLAFVAACEGATLDEKALLQFVRSKLADYKVPRRVIFLPALPRNATGKILKTTLRDMAAQGEGSTKTEPQAT, via the coding sequence ATGAATTTAGCGACTAAATTTGAAGAGGTCGTGCGGTCGAATCCGCATAAGACGGCGTTGTATTGGGGCGACCGCGAATATACTTACGAAGAATTGCTGAACGAGACTTCGCGGGTGGCGGGATATTTGCAGCACGTCGTGGGTGTGCAACCGGGCGATCGAGTGGCGCTCTGGCTGAAAAATTGCCCGGAATTTGTGCCGGTGCTGTTCGGGATTTTGCAGGCGGGCGGCGTCGTGGTGCCGATCAATAATTTTCTCAAGGCGCCCGAGGTCGCGTTCATTTTGGCCGATGCGGGCGCGGATGTGCTGGTGACCGACGCGGCATTGGCGGAGGCTTTGCCGGCGATTTCGGATTTACGGCCGGATTTGCGTTGCGTGCAGGTAGAGATTTTTGCGCAGGGCTCGCTCGAAGTAAAACAGCCGGAGCCGCCGCTGCGAGTGGAGACGGATTTGGCGGTTATTATATATACGTCGGGAACGACGGGACGGCCGAAGGGGGCGATGCTCTCGCACGGCAACCTGCTTCACAATGTGGAAAGTTGCCGTCTCGTGCTGCAATGCGTGAATGAAGATCGCATGGCGGTGTTACTGCCGATGTTTCACAGTTTTATGCTGATGGTGGGAGTTTTTTTGCCGCTGCTGGTGGGTGGCTCAATGGTTTTGATTCGATCGTTGCATCCGCCGCGAAATGTGTTTCAGGAAATCATCCAGCGGCAGGCGACCATTTTGCCGGCGATCCCACAATTTTTTCGCAGCATGGTCAGCGCGCCCGCAACGATTCCCCTGCCCTCGTTGCGCATGGCCATTAGCGGCGCAGCGCCGTTGCCGGTGCAAGTGCTGAATGAATTTGCGGCGAAATTTTCTTTTCCGATGATCGAAGGCTACGGCTTGAGCGAGGCGAGCCCGGTGGTGACCAAAAATCCATTGAACGGACCGCGCAAGGCTGGCTCGATCGGCAAGCCCATTCCAAATGTGGAAGTGAGCATTCAGGATGATGCGGGGAATCTTCTGCCCGCTGGAGAAATCGGCGAGGTGTGCGTCAAGGGTGGTAATGTGATGATGGGTTATTGGAACCAGCCGGAGGAGACGGCAAAAGTGATGCGCGGTTGCTGGCTGTTGACGGGAGATATTGGTTATTGCGACGAAGACGGATTTTATTTCATTACTGATCGCAAAAAAGACATGCTGCTCGTCAATGGCATCAATGTTTATCCGCGCGAAGTGGAGGAAGTCATGTATCAATTTCCCGGCGTGAAAGAAGTGTCGGTCATCGGTGTGCCCGATGCGCGCAAAGGTGAACAGCCATTGGCGTTTGTCGCGGCGTGTGAGGGCGCGACGTTGGATGAGAAAGCTTTGTTACAATTCGTGCGCTCGAAATTGGCGGACTACAAAGTGCCACGGAGGGTGATTTTTTTACCGGCGTTGCCGCGAAATGCAACGGGAAAGATTCTTAAAACCACCTTGCGTGACATGGCGGCGCAGGGTGAAGGATCCACAAAAACCGAGCCGCAAGCGACCTGA
- a CDS encoding HRDC domain-containing protein translates to MIDNDVKLTELSARLRAAPWVALDTEADSLHAYPEKICLIQVTTLDGDELIDPLSGIGLAPFLEELRTHRLIMHGSDYDLRLFRKHHEFVPTSIFDTMLAARLLGITQFGLTHLVAQYLGVTLDKGSQKADWAQRPLTERMEAYARNDTHYLKPLSDRLKAELEAKGRLSWQEESCARLIADCAELHPPDPDQVWRLKGSSNLSPASLAVLRELWRWRETEATAANRPPYFILRHESLIQLAIAAVAGQPLEPLLPQKFSDRRRHSALAAIRHGLAVPRNELPQPIRHTFRRVSDAHKRRAADLQQRRDTRAQELGIDPTLIASRATLLDLAEDWDKHQATLMFWQRELLK, encoded by the coding sequence GTGATTGATAATGACGTAAAACTAACCGAACTTTCAGCCCGCCTGCGTGCCGCGCCGTGGGTCGCGCTCGATACCGAAGCGGACAGTCTTCACGCCTATCCCGAAAAGATTTGTCTCATCCAAGTCACCACGCTCGATGGCGATGAACTCATTGACCCGCTCTCCGGCATTGGTCTCGCGCCGTTTCTCGAAGAGCTTCGCACGCACCGGCTCATCATGCACGGATCGGACTACGACCTGCGACTCTTTCGCAAGCACCACGAGTTCGTCCCGACCAGCATCTTCGACACCATGCTCGCCGCGCGGTTGCTCGGCATCACGCAATTCGGCCTGACCCACCTCGTTGCCCAATACCTCGGCGTCACGCTCGACAAAGGTTCGCAAAAAGCCGATTGGGCCCAGCGCCCATTGACCGAGCGCATGGAAGCTTACGCCCGCAACGACACCCATTATCTCAAGCCATTGTCCGACCGCCTCAAAGCCGAATTGGAAGCCAAGGGCCGCCTCAGTTGGCAGGAAGAATCCTGCGCGCGCCTCATCGCCGACTGCGCTGAATTGCATCCGCCCGATCCTGATCAAGTCTGGCGCCTCAAAGGCAGCAGCAATCTCAGCCCCGCCAGCCTCGCCGTTCTGCGCGAACTCTGGCGCTGGCGTGAAACCGAAGCCACCGCTGCGAATCGTCCGCCCTATTTTATCCTTCGCCACGAAAGCCTGATTCAACTCGCCATCGCCGCCGTTGCCGGGCAGCCGCTTGAACCATTGCTTCCGCAAAAATTTTCCGACCGACGCCGTCATTCCGCCCTCGCCGCCATCCGCCACGGCCTGGCCGTGCCACGCAATGAATTACCCCAGCCCATTCGCCACACCTTTCGCCGCGTGAGCGACGCCCATAAACGCCGCGCCGCCGACCTTCAACAGCGCCGCGACACCCGCGCCCAGGAACTCGGCATAGACCCCACCCTCATCGCCAGCCGCGCCACCCTCCTCGACCTCGCCGAAGACTGGGACAAACACCAGGCCACCCTCATGTTCTGGCAACGCGAACTTTTAAAATAA
- a CDS encoding class I SAM-dependent rRNA methyltransferase yields MKKTDSSPALSTEPEGSAPNSSLPTVLLRPGEADRVVAGHPWIYSGSVLRVTQQAAEGALVQVKDHRQRFLGVGFYNSRSKILVRLLSPERVTVDASFFEERIRAALAVRKKHLPEATSFRVVNAESDFLSGLIVDKYEDVLVVQTSALGMDQRKAMIVAALQEIFSPRCIVERNDSAFRKFEGLADANGMLSGELNGPVGIKLNGLKFEVDILGGHKTGLYLDQQVNYQQVAELVKGGQVLDCFSFLGGFGLHAARAGAAHVHMLDQSADAVAAATRNATANGLSGNCSFETVNVFDWLKAHTAVKPHERVIPRFDAIVLDPPSFTRSRAAVPDAMRGYKEIHLRALKLLRAGGTLATFCCSHHVDANMFQSVILDAAYDARRTLRRVATYSQSPDHPIIPAISETEYLKGFAFEVVR; encoded by the coding sequence ATGAAAAAAACCGATTCGTCCCCTGCCCTTTCGACTGAGCCGGAGGGTTCTGCTCCAAATTCTTCATTGCCGACGGTGTTGCTGCGTCCCGGTGAGGCCGATCGCGTGGTGGCGGGGCATCCGTGGATTTACAGCGGGTCGGTGTTGCGCGTGACGCAGCAGGCGGCGGAGGGCGCGCTGGTGCAGGTGAAGGACCATCGCCAACGATTTCTTGGGGTGGGTTTTTATAATTCGCGCTCGAAAATTTTGGTGCGGCTGCTTTCGCCGGAGCGCGTGACGGTGGACGCGTCGTTTTTTGAAGAGCGGATTCGCGCGGCGCTGGCGGTGCGCAAGAAACATTTGCCGGAGGCAACGTCGTTTCGCGTTGTGAATGCGGAGAGCGATTTTCTGAGCGGGTTGATCGTGGATAAATATGAGGATGTGCTGGTCGTGCAGACTTCGGCGCTAGGAATGGACCAGCGGAAGGCGATGATCGTCGCGGCGTTGCAGGAGATTTTTTCGCCGCGCTGCATCGTGGAACGGAATGACTCGGCGTTTCGCAAATTCGAGGGGTTGGCGGATGCGAATGGGATGTTGTCGGGCGAATTGAATGGGCCGGTGGGCATTAAATTGAACGGGCTGAAATTTGAGGTGGATATTTTGGGCGGACACAAGACGGGTTTGTATTTGGATCAGCAGGTGAATTATCAGCAGGTGGCGGAGTTGGTTAAGGGCGGGCAAGTGCTGGATTGTTTTAGTTTTCTCGGCGGGTTCGGTTTGCACGCGGCGCGCGCGGGGGCGGCGCACGTTCACATGCTCGACCAGAGCGCGGATGCGGTGGCGGCGGCGACGCGGAATGCGACCGCGAATGGGCTTTCAGGCAACTGTTCGTTTGAGACGGTGAATGTTTTTGACTGGCTCAAGGCGCACACGGCGGTGAAGCCGCATGAGCGCGTGATCCCGCGGTTCGACGCGATCGTGCTGGACCCGCCGTCGTTCACGCGGAGTCGCGCGGCGGTGCCGGACGCGATGCGAGGTTACAAGGAGATTCATTTGCGGGCGTTGAAGCTGTTGCGCGCGGGTGGGACGCTGGCGACGTTCTGTTGCTCGCATCATGTGGATGCGAATATGTTTCAATCGGTGATTTTGGACGCGGCGTATGATGCGCGGCGGACGTTGCGCCGGGTGGCGACTTACAGCCAATCGCCGGATCATCCGATCATCCCGGCGATTTCGGAGACAGAGTATTTGAAGGGGTTTGCGTTTGAGGTGGTGCGGTAA